In a single window of the Rhizoctonia solani chromosome 16, complete sequence genome:
- a CDS encoding glycosyltransferase family 4 protein encodes MSSFNLIKYGIAPVSLYLVLRPLLPTAQGPLPALSASLGFAGLALSATSTLIPLTGEAFKKAGFQGKDLLKKNGPIIPECAGLICASVYCLLLILFIPYPFSDVFAKCKHASLEGLACGDFPHNQLSIYLAAILCLLIATLLGFLDDVFDIRWRHKLPIPLVAAIPLLLVYYAENGPTDVVVPIPLRRWLGTVMDLGPLYYLYMALLSTFTTNSINILAGMNGIEAGQALVIATSVALNDLLYLPWSFRFKIGSLELGGVYGAGLSHGSELLVERHLLSLYLMLPLIGVCAGLLHYNWYPARVFPGDTFCYFTGMAFAVVGINGHFSKTLLLFFVPQIFNFILSCPQLFGLVPCPRHRLPKIHPENSKLLIPSVAEFEEEKPTPKLTELVLNVLSSLGLVRLTYGPVQKHQSNGSNGHLNPKKTPKRITSTTNLTLPNVLLCTFGPMSEPMLVKLVMALQITGTVLAFCLRYGLAGLLYDGDRR; translated from the exons ATGTCTTCATTTAACTTGATCAAGTACGGGATAGCACCCGTGTCACTGTATCTCGTATTGCGTCCTCTGCTACCCACAGCACAAGGACCGCTCCCTGCTTTGTCAGCGTCTCTAGGATTTGCAGGACTGGCATTATCTGCTACGAGTACACTTATTCCACTTACCGGCGAAGCATTCAAGAAGGCTGGGTTCCAGGGAAAGGATCTATTGAAGAAGAATGGGCCGATAAT ACCGGAATGTGCTGGCCTCATATGCGCGTCGGTTTACTGTCTACTCCTAATACTTTTCATTCCATACCCGTTTTCGGATGTGTTTGCGAAATGTAAACACGCATCGCTCGAGGGCCTCGCATGCGGCGACTTTCCGCACAATCAATTATCTATATACCTTGCGGCAATCCTCTGCCTACTCATTGCCACGCTCCTCGGGTTCCTGGACGATGTGTTCGACATCCGATGGAGACACAAATTACCTATTCCGCTCGTCGCTGCAATCCCACTTCTGCTCGTGTACTATGCAGAAAACGGACCGACGGACGTTGTAGTTCCCATCCCTTTACGTCGCTGGCTTGGAACTGTAATGGACCTCGGGCCACTGTATTACCTCTACATGGCTCTTCTCTCCACATTTACCACGAATAGCATTAACATACTCGCCGGAATGAACGGCATTGAAGCAGGCCAAGCGCTTGTAATCGCTACCTCGGTCGCACTCAACGATCTACTCTATCTCCCGTGGTCCTTCCGCTTCAAAATTGGTAGTCTGGAACTTGGAGGCGTATACGGAGCTGGGTTGTCCCATGGCAGTGAACTCCTCGTCGAGCGCCACTTGTTGAGTTTGTATCTCATGCTGCCGTTGATTGGAGTATGCGCTGGGCTGTTGCACTATAACTG GTACCCGGCACGCGTCTTCCCAGGCGATACGTTCTGTTACTTTACAGGCATGGCATTTGCGGTAGTCGGTATCAACGGTCATTTTAGCAAAACTCTACTCCTATTCTTCGTTCCCCAAATATTCAATTTCATTCTCAGTTGTCCACAACTATTCGGTTTGGTCCCGTGTCCGCGGCATCGATTACCCAA GATCCACCCAGAGAATTCAAAATTACTTATTCCCTCAGTCGCAGAATTCGAGGAGGAAAAACCCACTCCAAAGCTCACAGAGCTTGTCCTCAACGTTCTATCTTCCCTTGGACTCGTTCGTCTGACATATGGTCCAGTCCAAAAACATCAATCCAACGGATCCAACGGTCACTTGAATCCCAAGAAAACGCCCAAGCGAATCACGAGTACAACAAACCTGACCCTCCCAAACGTTCTCCTGTGCACATTTGGTCCCATGTCAGAACCCATGCTCGTCAAGCTCGTCATGGCGCTTCAAATCACTGGAACAGTTTTGGCGTTTTGTCTAAGATACGGGTTGGCTGGCTTGCTGTATGATGGCGATAGGCGATAG
- a CDS encoding cyclase, translating into MDPTFATSGTERNRLPAFKDLPLKPEYPPHAAWGVWGEKDELGTVNNITPETIAAASKEIKLGMSIPLNWAMDQPTYPFYDRKGFHQEHIAKTPRIVNDDIIHFNTQCSSQWDSLRHFGYQAEKVFYNGLKQETLLSDPFITTNGIHNWAKTGIVGRGVLLDFYAYAQRHNLNYDPFSQHGASLDQIKAVQAEQGVEIRGGDILLIRFGFIAQYTTLSDERKREVAKVPHTWAGMEQSKEFLEWFWDNRFAALAGDTPAFEMYPPRGDFMLHPFILSGFGCPLGEMFDLERLAKECAAAQRWSFFFTSAPLNIPGGVASPPNAIAIFKRQHMSAGSHPAYEMDVFRNSNVFMMRAYDHSHVTCRPFQNISELSTIILAGMMGQYAFAVFWGAIIDSIGPHACSLAASALFLFSWSTFAYLVANSLGSPTILAALFFTAGVGRVASYFSSIFASRSKKKSGLATSVPLALSGLSPLVLSYVAGPWILGICSDRHSYYGHGGNGNSKHGHDCYGIPGHAESVAAAQVRFISIAGTLAKLCTGPLADWICPPVDEGPTLVCWCGPVRPDPKKGMNRMLIPAMCLTILASVYAYTAVCITSADQLWILSVGTGLAYGASWAVLPSITSVIWGARNLGRNFGILSYAPLVGTPIFTYVYAWTSEEGRDWRMMFLISVASVAAALVWCGMLWRRWSGLL; encoded by the exons ATGGATCCGACTTTCGCTACCTCTGGAACCGAGCGGAATCGTTTACCAGCATTCAAAGATCTCCCGCTCAAACCGGAATATCCCCCACATGCTGCCTGGGGTGTCTGGGGAGAGAAGGACGAGCTCGGGACTGTG AATAATATCACACCAGAGACGATTGCCGCAGCGTCCAAAGAAATCAAGCTTGGTATGAGCATTCCACTCAACTGGGCCATGGATCAGCCAACATA CCCATTCTATGACCGTAAGGGATTTCACCAAGAGCATATTGCGAAGACACCCAGGATAGTCAATGACGATATCATCCACT TTAACACCCAGTGTTCATCCCAGTG GGACTCTCTGCGCCACTTTGGCTATCAGGCCGAAAAGGTGTTCTATAATGGGTTAAAGCAAGAGACTCTACTATCTGATCCATTCATAACTACAAACGGAATTCACA ATTGGGCCAAAACGGGGATTGTGGGCCGTGGTGTGCTCCTAGACTTTTATGCATATGCCCAACGGCATAACCTCAATTATGACCCGTTCTCGCAACACGGTGCCAGCTTGGACCAGATCAAAGCTGTACAAGCAGAGCAAGGTGTTGAAATCAGGGGTGGAGATATCCTATTGATTAGGTTTG GATTCATCGCACAATACACCACCTTGTCGGATGAACGGAAACGGGAGGTAGCCAAAGTACCGCATACATGGGCTGGAATGGAACAGTCCAAAGAGTTTTTGGAGTGGTTTTGGGATAACCGTTTTGCGGCTCTGGCAGGGGATACGCCTGCTTTTGAGATGTATC CCCCGCGCGGGGATTTCATGCTCCATCCATTCATACTGTCAGGATTTGGTTGTCCGCTCG GCGAGATGTTTGATCTTGAACGGTTGGCGAAAGAGTGCGCCGCTGCGCAGCGCTGGAGCTTCTTCTTTACTTCCGCACCGCTCAATATTCCGGGCGGCGTAGCAAGTCCTCCAAATGCCATCGCTATTTT CAAACGCCAGCACATGTCGGCGGGGAGTCACCCGGCGTATGAGATGGATGTGTTCCGCAACTCCAACGTATTTATGATGAGAGCATATGATCATAGTCATGTCACCTGTCGCCCATTTCAGAACATT TCTGAGCTGTCAACTATTATCCTGGC AGGAATGATGGGACAATACGCCTTTGCAGTATTTTGGGGAGCAATAATAGACTCTATCGGACCTCATGC ATGCTCGTTGGCAGCAAGCGCCCTCTTCCTGTTTTCTTGGTCAACATTTGCATACCTTGTCGCTAATTCACTCGGATCTCCAACCATCCTCGCTGCCTTGTTCTTTACGGCTGGAGTTGGCCGTGTCGCATCCTATTTTTCGTCAATCTTCGCATCCCGTTCCAAGAAGAAGAGCGGACTGGCCACCAGTGTCCCTCTTGCGCTTAGCGGTCTTTCTCCATTGGTGTTAAGCTATGTTGCTGG ACCTTGGATTTTGGGGATATGTAGCGATAGGCATAGTTATTACGGGCACG GCGGAAACGGTAATAGCAAACATGGGCACGATTGTTATGGAATTCCAGGTCATGCTGAGAGCGTAGCTGCTGCGCAGGTGCGATTTATCTCGATTGCAGGAACATTGGCAAAGCTGTGCACTGGGCCATTGGCAGACTGGATTTGCCCTCCGGTAGACGAAGGCCCCACCCTGGTATGCTGGTGCGGGCCAGTCAGACCAGATCCGAAGAAGGGAATGAACAGGATGCTGATTCCGGCCATGTGCTTGACAATACTAGCCAGTGTATATGCGTATACTGCGGTATGCATAACCAGCGCGGACCAACTATGGATACTTTCCGTCGGAACTGGACTGGCGTACGGGGCTTCATGGGCCGTACT GCCAAGTATAACAAGCGTGATTTGGGGTGCGCGAAACCTTGGTCGAAACTTTGGCATTCTGTCGTATGCTCCATTGGTTGGGACACCCATCTTCACGTACGTCTATGCATGGACGAGTGAGGAAGGCCGAGACTGGCGTATGATGTTTTTGATAAGCGTCGCATCGGTGGCAGCCGCGCTAGTGTGGTGTGGTATGCTATGGAGACGGTGGAGTGGATTATTGTAA
- a CDS encoding major facilitator superfamily transporter: MEGTRTVQAFSCPLRLLKCAFFWSSVVMNSITAGGIFCFPLIAPYLSQHLHLTQPEMSSIVLAGMMGQYPFASAWGIAVDKIGPWFCSLAAAILLSTSFGTFSYLLSHEGNFSHRWLVLLFFLAGSAAVASYFSALFATRYQARPGGLATSVPLALFGLSPLFLSYVASLPTFQLESGELDVPRFLWYLAVGTGGIHLISTFGLRVRYDLTSIDDPITEVPNPRENLSERTPLLQKTLITPPNSPPRPVLEYREEDGSVIALLSDSSFWVFATVFLVITGSSEMVISNIGSIVMTLPGTDNTATQVRLISIANTLARLCSGPLADLISPLAEKDACGSYKFPTNRRLSRMIFPCWALVCLSLVYFWTAFGIQSTSSLPVLSVGTGLAYGAAWAVIPSITGTVWGFENLGRNFGIVSYAPFIGTPIFTYLYACIGSEDCHGRNCWSTTFLISAGVMCMSLVGVVTLWNRWSIDVFVSRKDLSSYVLYIALSVLYGFERALFMHKYTKYLDP, from the exons ATGGAAGGAACACGTACCGTACAGGCCTTCAGTTGCCCGTTGAGATTGCTCAAATGCGCCTTTTTCTGGTCATCAGTAGTGATGAACTC CATTACCGCAGGTGGCATTTTCTGCTTTCCGCTAATTGCACCGTATTTGTCCCAACACTTGCATCTGACACAGCCCGAGATGTCCAGTATTGTTCTCGC TGGTATGATGGGGCAGTACCCGTTTGCTAGTGCATGGGGAATAGCTGTCGACAAAATTGGACCTTGGTTCTGTTCTTTGGCAGCAGCTATCCTGCTATCAACCTCGTTTGGGACATTTTCTTATCTTTTATCGCATGAAGGCAACTTTTCGCATCGCTGGTTGGTGCTGCTGTTCTTCCTTGCTGGATCGGCGGCAgttgcatcctacttttctGCTTTATTCGCTACCCGCTATCAAGCAAGACCTGGTGGCCTCGCAACCAGTGTCCCCCTTGCGCTCTTCGGCTTATCACCTCTGTTCCTGTCATACGTTGCGTCCCTACCAACTTTCCAGCTTGAAAGCGGAGAGCTTGACGTGCCTCGGTTCCTTTGGTATTTGGCTGTGGGAACAGGCGGGATTCATCTCATCAGCACATTCGGGCTTCGAGTTAGATACGACCTAACTTCGATAGATGATCCCATCACCGAGGTGCCTAACCCCAGAGAAAACCTATCGGAGCGAACACCTTTGTTACAAAAGACGCTCATCACACCCCCCAACAGTCCGCCTAGGCCCGTATTGGAGTATCGAGAGGAAGACGGCTCAGTAATCGCCTTATTATCTGACTCCTCATTCTGGGTATTCGCGACCGTGTTCCTCGTCATCACTGGCTCG TCCGAAATGGTGATCTCCAACATTGGGTCGATTGTTATGACTCTGCCAGGAACCGATAATACGGCCACACAAGTTCGTCTGATTTCTATCGCGAATACGCTGGCGAGGTTGTGTTCGGGGCCGCTCGCCGATCTCATCAGCCCGCTCGCCGAAAAGGATGCATGTGGCTCCTATAAATTTCCTACCAACCGCCGACTGAGCCGTATGATATTCCCGTGTTGGGCTCTGGTTTGCCTGTCCCTAGTGTACTTCTGGACTGCATTTGGGATACAGTCGACTAGCAGTCTGCCTGTACTATCTGTGGGAACCGGATTGGCCTATGGCGCAGCCTGGGCTGTCAT TCCGAGTATCACGGGAACCGTTTGGGGCTTCGAGAACCTTGGTCGCAATTTCGGGATTGTGTCCTACGCACCATTCATCGGGACACCCATATTCACGTACCTATATGCGTGCATTGGTAGCGAAGACTGCCATGGCCGCAACTGCTGGAGCACCACTTTCCTGATTTCCGCCGGTGTGATGTGCATGTCACTTGTCGGTGTCGTAACGTTGTGGAACCGATGGA GCATAGATGTATTTGTATCTCGTAAAGACCTTTCTAGTTATGTTTTGTACATCGCACTTTCTGTTTTGTATGGCTTTGAGCGAGCCTTATTTATGCACAAATACACCAAGTACTTGGACCCTTAG
- a CDS encoding U3 small nucleolar RNA-associated protein 4, protein MALGVHRCRFVGWSPSPITALALPPPHKSHNLPFPPLAVGRQNGSIELYRWAAKGSSPHAGFSIPHSPVLQIPRSMLLHSLYAPGASLISTIYSGTVLHTIPSQGGTIWSLAPDPTGSFLAIGCQDGAVRLLDISHSEAPVHVKRFERVQTRFLSIAWAWSSEVASEESTQRDLASDSDDELDSSNVLPATTLVTGCSDSSLRTWDVRTGRVLNRMTVERARGERTLVWSVAVLGRVHLFSPYSPPPNNKLIFRDGTIVSGDSLGTVKFWDNRTATQIHSFTAHNADVLCMTISPTGEAIYTSGVDQRTIEFVKLPPSGNDHGKWVQTTQRRIHSHDVRALAMWPPYVPTSNEKQTYAPLLISAGLDMSVALVPAAPPQAEQLGMLTNPILSSRSNVTTFEDAYPKRLGYPLASGNVVLASRARLVVSFSDRVVGIWRLPAQKPKTVGAWEEGDENEWEKALEMELRFRTNITAGAVSPDGQWLAVADVWEVKLFRVEDVNGTLRPRRSRTISLVLSSVLSGQTGASALCFTPDSRRLVIGTWKEARIVLVDLDQGPQEAVVRVFGVHSERENSGGNEGHEDAVLTPRVSRVAVSPDSQWLASADSNGRVCVFNLDSAKHTTTLPRTLLSPSALSFDSHSPHVLALGYPNNEINYPILGIVFPPTLTPNERKMKRAGEVDESFAIVTKFRPVLLADFCTDGVGEMVVVERPLVDLLSTLPPAYLKPKYGAN, encoded by the exons ATGGCTCTTGGGGTACATCGCTGTAGATTTGTCGGGTGGTCCCCGTCGCCCATTACAGCCCTTGCACTGCCTCCTCCTCACAAAAGCCATAATTTACCCTTCCCCCCGCTTGCCGTCGGCCGTCAAAACGGCTCTATCGAGCTCTACCGTTGGGCTGCAAAGGGGTCATCACCACACGCTGGGTTCTCGATTCC ACACTCCCCGGTCCTGCAGATACCAAGGTCGATGCTCTTGCACTCACTATACGCGCCCGGCGCCAGCCTCATCAGCACTATTTAC TCTGGGACCGTCCTC CATACAATTCCATCACAGGGAGGTACCATCTGGTCCCTTGCTCCTGATCCTACTGGTTCTTTCCTCGCAATTGGCTGCCAAGATGGTGCCGTGCGCTTGCTTGATATTTCCCATTCCGAGGCACCTGTTCACGTGAAGCGGTTTGAACGTGTTCAGACCCGGTTCTTGAGCATCGCATGGGCGTGGTCGAGTGAGGTGGCATCTGAAGAATCTACCCAACGAGATCTAGCGTCCGATTCAGACGATGAGCTAGACAGCTCAAATGTTCTACCTGCCACGACGCTCGTGACTGGATGCTCCGATAGCTCACTTCGTACGTGGGACGTTCGTACAGGACGGGTTCTCAACCGGATGACCGTCGAGCGAGCGAGGGGCGAGAGGACTCTAGTATGGAGCGTTGCTGTACTTGGGCGAGTCCATCTTTTCAGCCCATATTCACCCCCGCCTAATAACAAATTAATATTTAGGGATGGAACAATAGTATCGGGTGATTCGTTGGGCACCGTCAAGTTCTGGGACAACCGAACTGCAACCCAAATTCACTCTTTCACGGCTCACAACGCAGATGTACTTTGCATGACCATTTCGCCG ACCGGTGAAGCTATTTATACTTCGGGTGTAGACCAACGTACCATCGAGTTTGTGAAGCTCCCACCCTCTGGCAACGACCATGGAAAATGGGTTCAGACTACACAGCGGAGAATCCATTCACATGATGTGAGGGCGCTCGCAATGTGGCCTCCATATGTTCCTACATCGAACGAGAAACAAACGTACGCACCTCTTCTGATTTCAGCCGGCCTAGACATGAGCGTAGCACTAGTCCCTGCCGCCCCTCCACAAGCTGAACAGCTTGGAATGCTCACCAATCCTATTCTATCCTCGCGCTCGAATGTAACCACATTCGAAGATGCATACCCCAAGAGGCTCGGTTATCCTCTTGCTTCAGGAAACGTGGTTCTGGCTTCTAGAGCGAGGCTCGTCGTCAGTTTTTCCGACCGAGTCGTAGGAATTTGGAGATTACCTGCGCAGAAGCCCAAAACAGTAGGTGCATGGGAGGAAGGGGATGAGAATGAGTGGGAAAAGGCGCTTGAGATGGAGCTTAGGTTCCGCACGAACATCACAGCGGGTGCAGTGTCGCCTGACGGGCAGTGGCTTGCTGTAGCGGATGTCTGGGAAGTCAAGTTATTCCGCGTGGAGGAC gtgaacgGAACCCTGCGACCCCGTCGATCACGAACCATCTCCCTCGTGTTGTCCTCTGTGCTGAGCGGCCAGACAGGTGCATCAGCTCTATGCTTCACCCCCGATTCGCGCAGACTCGTAATAGGGACATGGAAGGAAGCGCGCATTGTGCTCGTTGACCTCGACCAAGGTCCACAAGAGGCGGTCGTACGCGTCTTTGGAGTTCACTCGGAGCGTGAGAATAGTGGCGGAAATGAAGGGCACGAGGACGCAGTCTTGACTCCGCGCGTCTCGCGCGTGGCAGTTTCGCCCGATTCACAATGGCTCGCGAGTGCCGATTCGAATGGACGCGTGTGCGTGTTTAATCTTGATTCAGCCAAG CATACAACCACTCTCCCACGCACGTTGCTTTCGCCCAGCGCACTTTCGTTTGATAGTCACTCGCCGCACGTCCTCGCACTGGGCTATCCAAACAACGAGATCAACT ACCCCATACTAGGAATTGTCTTTCCTCCTACCCTTACCCCCAACGAACGCAAAAT GAAACGGGCGGGCGAAGTAGACGAATCGTTTGCAATTGTGACCAAGTTCCGGCCGGTTTTGTTGGCTGACTTTTGTACGGATGGGGTTGGAGAAATGGTCGTTGTGGAACGGCCATTAGTTGATTTGCTCTCGACGTTACCGCCGGCTTATCTCAAGCCCAAGTACGGAGCGAATTAA